A single window of Hymenobacter sp. APR13 DNA harbors:
- the tsaD gene encoding tRNA (adenosine(37)-N6)-threonylcarbamoyltransferase complex transferase subunit TsaD, protein MQQPTILAIESSCDDTSAAVLVAGEIRANVVATQQVHEQYGGVVPELASRAHQQHLIPVVNAALQKAGIRKQDLDAVAFTQGPGLLGSLLVGGMFAKTLALALNKPLIAVNHMRAHILAHFIEEPRPVFPFLCLTVSGGHTQLVVVKSALEMDIIGQTIDDAAGEAFDKTAKLLGLPYPGGPHLDKLAREGNPTRFPFPVGAMPAYDFSFSGLKTSVLYFLRKETAQNPDFVQQNLPDLCASIQYTIIQTLLRQLRRAAADQGLTQIALAGGVAANSGLRQALQDEAAAQGWQVFIPAFQFCTDNAGMVAKTAEFQYQAGDFADQLVSSDPRLKLM, encoded by the coding sequence ATGCAGCAGCCTACCATCCTCGCCATCGAATCTTCCTGCGACGACACTTCCGCAGCCGTGCTGGTGGCCGGCGAAATCCGGGCCAACGTGGTGGCCACCCAGCAGGTACACGAGCAATACGGCGGCGTAGTGCCCGAGCTGGCCTCACGCGCCCACCAGCAGCACCTCATTCCGGTGGTGAATGCCGCTCTGCAAAAGGCCGGCATCCGCAAGCAGGACCTCGACGCCGTGGCCTTCACCCAGGGGCCGGGCCTGCTGGGCTCCTTATTAGTAGGCGGCATGTTCGCCAAAACCCTGGCCCTGGCCCTGAACAAGCCGCTGATTGCCGTCAACCACATGCGGGCCCACATTCTGGCGCACTTCATCGAGGAGCCGCGGCCGGTGTTTCCGTTTCTGTGCCTTACCGTGAGCGGCGGCCACACCCAGCTGGTGGTGGTGAAGTCGGCGCTGGAAATGGACATCATCGGCCAGACCATCGACGACGCGGCCGGCGAAGCCTTCGACAAAACCGCCAAGCTGCTGGGGCTGCCGTACCCCGGCGGCCCGCACCTCGATAAGCTGGCGCGCGAAGGCAACCCCACGCGCTTCCCGTTTCCGGTGGGCGCCATGCCCGCCTACGACTTCAGCTTCAGCGGCCTGAAAACCTCGGTGCTGTACTTCCTGCGCAAGGAAACCGCCCAGAACCCCGATTTCGTGCAGCAGAATCTGCCCGACCTCTGCGCCAGCATTCAGTACACCATCATCCAGACGCTGCTACGCCAGCTGCGCCGCGCCGCCGCCGACCAGGGCCTGACCCAGATTGCGCTGGCCGGCGGGGTGGCCGCCAACTCGGGTCTGCGCCAGGCGCTGCAGGACGAGGCCGCCGCCCAGGGCTGGCAGGTGTTCATCCCGGCCTTCCAGTTCTGCACCGACAACGCCGGCATGGTGGCCAAAACCGCCGAGTTCCAGTACCAGGCCGGCGACTTCGCCGACCAGCTTGTCAGCTCCGACCCGCGCCTGAAGCTCATGTAG
- the smpB gene encoding SsrA-binding protein SmpB, with protein sequence MASKKDDAPKRINIQNRRASHEYAFLVKYDAGIMLQGTEIKSIREGSVQLQDGFCTFHTDGSLWLNQVTIAKYTEGTYNNHEPMRARKLLLNKRELKQLAHKNQEQGLTIIPLRMYVSDRGFAKVEIALAKGKKLYDKRDDLKAKDQKREMDRARDY encoded by the coding sequence ATGGCTTCCAAAAAAGACGACGCGCCCAAGCGCATTAACATCCAGAACCGCCGCGCCAGCCACGAATACGCTTTCCTGGTGAAGTATGATGCCGGCATCATGCTGCAGGGCACCGAAATCAAGAGCATCCGCGAGGGCAGCGTGCAGCTGCAGGACGGCTTCTGCACCTTCCACACCGACGGCAGCCTGTGGCTCAACCAGGTCACCATCGCCAAGTACACCGAGGGCACCTACAACAACCACGAGCCCATGCGCGCCCGCAAGCTGCTGCTTAACAAGCGCGAGCTGAAGCAGCTGGCCCACAAAAACCAGGAGCAGGGCCTCACCATCATCCCGCTGCGCATGTACGTCAGCGACCGGGGATTTGCCAAGGTGGAAATTGCGCTGGCCAAGGGCAAAAAGCTCTACGACAAGCGCGACGACCTCAAGGCCAAAGACCAGAAGCGCGAAATGGACCGCGCCCGCGACTACTAG
- a CDS encoding C40 family peptidase yields the protein MEHGICALSVVPVRAEATDKAEIVTQLIFGECYSIQLTQGMWIQIRTAADQYVGWMDLKQHTPVSPEYLAAWQAQDHPRTLDVVQMVSCPNTRIPVQLGSRLPFFDGMTLRVGDRQMFYNGAATNPQNGHGPHGPIDQRLRLLQKMALTYLKAPYLWGGKSLFGIDCSGLMQQLYGLIGVQLPRDARQQIHLGQPVHFVAQTQPGDLAFFDNADGNIVHVGLLLEDQQILHASGEVRIDPLDHNGIFHRDRQKYTHKLRLIKRLLAE from the coding sequence TTGGAACACGGAATCTGCGCGCTGAGCGTTGTGCCGGTGCGCGCTGAGGCCACCGATAAAGCCGAAATCGTCACCCAGCTCATCTTCGGCGAGTGCTACTCCATTCAGCTCACCCAGGGCATGTGGATCCAGATCCGGACCGCCGCCGACCAGTACGTGGGCTGGATGGACCTCAAGCAGCACACGCCCGTGAGCCCCGAGTATCTGGCGGCGTGGCAAGCCCAGGACCACCCGCGCACGCTCGACGTGGTGCAGATGGTGAGCTGCCCCAACACGCGCATTCCGGTGCAGCTGGGCTCAAGGCTGCCGTTTTTTGATGGCATGACCCTGCGCGTGGGCGACCGGCAGATGTTTTACAACGGAGCCGCCACCAATCCGCAGAACGGCCACGGCCCGCACGGCCCCATCGACCAGCGGCTGCGGCTGCTGCAGAAAATGGCCCTCACGTACCTGAAAGCGCCCTACCTGTGGGGCGGTAAAAGCCTGTTCGGCATCGACTGCTCGGGGCTGATGCAGCAGCTCTACGGCCTGATTGGGGTGCAGCTTCCGCGCGACGCCCGCCAGCAGATCCACCTCGGCCAGCCCGTGCATTTCGTGGCCCAGACCCAGCCCGGCGACCTGGCCTTCTTCGACAACGCCGACGGCAACATCGTGCACGTAGGCCTGCTGCTGGAGGATCAGCAGATTCTGCACGCCAGCGGCGAAGTCCGCATCGACCCGCTCGACCACAACGGCATCTTCCACCGCGACCGGCAGAAGTATACTCACAAGCTGCGCCTGATTAAGCGCCTGCTGGCCGAGTAA
- a CDS encoding HNH endonuclease, translated as MDQKVLVLNGDYTAITLCSVQKAFVLLFLDKAEMIARSESGVLRTVSTSYPKPSIIRLQRYVRVPYKGIALSRHNIMKRDHFECQYCGSTKNLTLDHVLPRSRGGDSSWGNLLTACARCNHAKGHRTPQEAGLTIRQQPKKPTLSGFLRLSAGTIDQNWHAYLTH; from the coding sequence ATGGATCAAAAAGTCTTAGTCCTGAATGGCGACTATACCGCCATAACGCTGTGCAGCGTACAGAAAGCCTTCGTCCTGCTGTTTCTCGACAAAGCCGAGATGATAGCCCGGTCGGAGAGTGGCGTATTGCGCACCGTGAGCACCTCGTATCCCAAGCCCAGCATCATCCGGTTGCAGCGCTACGTGCGGGTGCCTTATAAAGGTATTGCCCTGAGCCGCCACAATATTATGAAGCGCGACCATTTCGAGTGTCAGTATTGCGGTTCTACCAAAAACCTCACCCTCGACCACGTGTTGCCCCGCTCCCGAGGCGGCGACAGCAGCTGGGGCAACCTGCTTACGGCCTGCGCCCGCTGCAACCATGCCAAAGGGCACCGTACGCCGCAGGAGGCCGGCCTCACTATCAGGCAGCAGCCCAAAAAGCCCACCTTATCGGGGTTCCTCAGGCTCAGTGCCGGTACCATCGACCAGAACTGGCACGCCTATCTCACCCATTAA
- a CDS encoding alpha/beta fold hydrolase produces the protein MSYIKAGQDANGNDIKLHYTDQGTGQPVVLIHGWPQNHEAWNYQLGELPKHGLRVVAYTRRGFGNSSKPFEGYDYDTLADDLKAVLDELDLQNVTLVGFSMGGGEVARYMSRHGGARVAKVVFVSAVTPYLLKTDDNPDGVDKSVFEDMTKQMKDDRFGFLQSFGKDFYGVSAISHPVSQAVLDWSFGMATLGSQQATLGCAKAFAETDFRRDLETISVPALVIHGDDDKTVPIKNSGDRMNQHLKHATYITYDGAPHGLFITEKDKLNRDLVDFAISGNVRSGENS, from the coding sequence ATGAGCTACATCAAAGCCGGCCAGGATGCCAACGGCAACGACATCAAACTGCATTACACCGACCAGGGCACCGGCCAGCCGGTAGTGCTGATTCATGGCTGGCCCCAAAACCACGAAGCCTGGAACTACCAGCTGGGCGAGCTGCCCAAGCACGGCCTGCGCGTGGTGGCCTACACCCGCCGCGGCTTCGGCAACTCCAGCAAGCCGTTTGAAGGCTACGACTACGACACCCTGGCCGACGACCTGAAAGCCGTGCTCGACGAGCTGGACCTGCAAAACGTAACGCTGGTGGGCTTCTCGATGGGTGGCGGCGAAGTAGCCCGCTATATGAGCCGCCACGGCGGTGCCCGCGTGGCTAAAGTAGTGTTCGTATCGGCCGTAACGCCCTACCTGCTCAAAACCGACGATAACCCTGACGGCGTAGACAAGTCGGTGTTCGAGGATATGACCAAGCAGATGAAGGACGACCGTTTCGGCTTCCTGCAGTCGTTTGGTAAAGACTTCTACGGCGTAAGTGCCATTAGTCACCCGGTAAGTCAGGCTGTCCTTGACTGGTCGTTTGGAATGGCGACTTTGGGTTCGCAGCAGGCCACGCTGGGCTGTGCCAAAGCCTTTGCCGAAACCGACTTCCGCCGCGACCTGGAAACCATCAGCGTGCCCGCATTGGTCATCCACGGCGACGACGACAAAACGGTGCCAATCAAGAACAGCGGCGACCGGATGAACCAGCACCTCAAGCACGCTACGTACATCACCTACGATGGCGCCCCACACGGTCTGTTCATCACCGAAAAAGACAAGCTGAACCGCGACTTGGTTGATTTTGCCATTAGCGGCAACGTTCGTAGCGGCGAGAACAGCTAG